A region of the Gemmatimonadota bacterium genome:
TCGATGGCGCGCTCGTGCCCAGCACGGAATTCGGCCACATCGAGATGGAAGGACGCGTGGCGGAGAAGTATGCCGCGGAGAGCGTGCGGAAGGCGAAGGGACTGGGCTGGCTGGAATGGGGCGAACGCGTGAACGAATACCTCTGCAAGCTGGACGAGTTGATCCGCCCCGATCTGATCATCGTGGGCGGCGGCGCCAGCAACAAGTACGAGAAGTTCTCCCCGTGCTTCACCGTGGATACCGAGGTCGTGCCCGCCCGGCTGAGAAACCAGGCCGGGATCATCGGGGCGGCCCTCGCCGCGCAGACCGCCGCGTGACCGCGGGTTCGACGAAAGCATCGTTTATGTCCATTCTAACCAAGTCGAAGCTGTTTCCCATGTTGCCCGAGGATGTCCGCGGGCGCGTGACCGAAAGCCACCGTCTTTCACCGTCCAGCCGGCTCAAGAACAGGAAGCAGGCCGGGGAGTTCATCCTGGAACGGTGTTTCGTCTCGGTTTTTTCCGGAACGGAACTTCCCAGCATCCAGGAGGCGATAGACGGCAGGGCCGATCTTCCCGGTAATGGAAACCGGATAAGCACGGGACCGGGTATCGCCAGCATCTGGCTGAGCGACCTGCCGGAAGCCGTTCCCTGTCTCTTCGGCACCTTCGTCAAGCGCAGACCCACGCTGGTCGCCCGGAAGCACTGGGCGGCCCTGCTGGCCATGGAAGGGGAAGGGTTCCAGGGCGCCCGGGAGAACAACCGGATATCCCCGGCGGCTTTCCGCCTGGCCGACTGCATCGAGCGGGACGGTCCCGCCACGGGACAGGCGCTGCGCGATCGTCTCGCCGGATCGGCCTGCATGGACAGGCGAACCTTCCGCAGGGCTTTGCTGGAACTCGAAAAGCTGTGGCTGATCGTTCCCGGACGGACCGGCCGGCCTGGAAGGAACATCCATGACACGGCTTCATGCGTGTGGGAACTGACGAAGCGGTGGGTGCCCGACGACATCGAGCGGGAAGCCGCCTCCATGACCCGCCGGCACGCCATGCGCAGCCTGATCGTGGGCGCCGTGGACTCCGCGGGGGCCGTCGACGAGCAGGCGGTCTACCGATGGTTCGGCTGGCCCCGGTCCATGACGGGCGCCCTCATGAACGAAGCCCTGTCGGCTGCGGCGTGCTACCGGGTGGACGGTCCTAATCCAGTGATCATATCGAGCACGCTGGCCGAATCTGGCCAGGCGCGTAGCGGGGTTTTGCGCCCGCGGTAGCACGACCGGCCGCGGCGCATCCCCTGACCATCCTGCGATACGGTTTTCTTCCGTACGGACCTTGCGGGCGGCCTCCCCGACGGACCTTTCCGATTATGCGTCTTTACCACGATGACGACCAGGTCCGGCTCTGGCTGGGCGACGCGCGCGATATGGACCCGATTCCCGACAGGTGCGCCGGCCTGGTGCTGACCTGCCCGCCGTGGTGGGACGGCGGCGACTATGGTCACCCCGACCAGATCGGATTCGGCCAGACCTATCCCGACTTCCTGGCTTCCCTCTCCAGGGTGTGGGCGCACTGCCTCCGCTGCCTGATGCCCGGCAGGGCGATCGTCGTATGGATCGCCGACCTGCTCTGGCGGGAGGAGCCGGTCGCGCTGGTGGCGGACACGCACCGCGGCCTCCGGGAGGCCGGATTTCAGTACGAGGCCACCTGGTACTGGTTCGAGCCGGGGAAGAAACCGAGGAAGGAAGCGGCGGACGTTCGGCTGCCGCTGGGATGCCGGCCCAAGGTGCACGCCGAGACGATCCTGGTCTACCGGAAGCCCGGCGAACCCGGGCCGCCGGCGCCTGGCGTCATGGAGAAGAGCCGTGTGCCCGAGGAAGCATGGCAGGCGGGCCGACAGGCCGTATGGACGCCCGACGAAAACCTGGAAGACCCTTACAGGCGCTTGATCCGCCTCTGGTCATACGCGGGCGAAACGGTCCTGGATCCCTTTGCAGGCCAGGGAGCCATTGCCCTCGCCGCGCGGTCGCTGGAACGGCGCTGCGTCACGGTGGAGCTGAATCCCGAATCCTGCCGCCATATCGCCGCGCTCCTCGCGGCGCCTCACATGCCGTGTTCGGCCAGCAGGCGCCGCAGGTAGGCGACGGCCTTGGGCACCGCGGTCTCCTCGGCCTCGACGTCCTGTCCTTCATAGACGACCGACATCCAGCCGTTGAACCCGACGTTCTTCAGGATCCCGAGAATGCGGGGATAGTCCAGCCACACCTCTTCGCCGGACTGGACGCGGTAGAATTTCGCCCTGACGTGCACGGCGTGGGGCGCGCTTTTCTCCATGCTGCCATAGAAATCGTAGGCGGGGTCGGGGTCGCCTCTTCTGCCCGAGGCGCCCGGTGATCCGGCGTACTGGCCCGTGTCCAGTATGTGCGTGAAACCGGGGTGGTCCACCTGGTTCAGGATCCGTATGACGTCGTCGCCCGTGCGGGTCACGCAGCCGTGGTTGTGGTTGTGCAGTCCCACGGCGACGCCCCGCGAGGTCCCGTAGGCGACGACCTCCGAAATCGCATAGATCATGCGGGACCAGGTGACGTAGGCGGGCGTATCGTCCCGGTCCCACGCGGCGAAGATGCGCACCATCGGCACGTGCATCCGCGCGGCCACGTCGATCCAGTGGTTTACCATCTCGATTTCCGCGGAGATCTCCCCGGCCGGCTTCCCGAAGTTGTTGCTTATGCCCAGGTAGGAGATGGCCAGCCCCCGTTGCAGGCATCGCATGCGGACGTCCCCCAGATACGCGTCGTCCTCCGACGCCAGCGCCCTGGTATGGATGTCGATCCCGTCGAGTTCCAGCTCGCGCGCGCGATCGATGAACTCGAAGAGGTCCATGCGGCCTTCCTGCATGGCGTGGCCGTAGCTGAGGGACATGCACCCGAGTTTGATCACTTCGCGGATTCCTCTCTCCCGCCGGGCGGGTTGTTTTCGGCGCGGTTGTTGTCGGATTAGTCTTTGTCGTTGGGGTCGTCGCGGACCTGGCTGCCGTCGTCCTGGCTGGCGTCGTCGCGGTTGCCGCCGTCCTGGCCGCCGTCCATCGAGCAGGACTGCTCCAGGAAATAGACCATCACGTACTCTTCCGCCGTGCGCTTGGGGCCAGGCAGGTTTCGGATCCGCCGGGCATGGGCTTCGAGGTGGCGCTTGACGAAGAACAGGTAGAGCTGGGTGACGAAATCGGTCGCCGTGTGGTTGTAGAGATAGGTGGGCGACAACGAGAGCGTAGTGCCCATCCGGACGTCGGCGTCCGCCGCCGTGTTTTCCTGTCCCTTCAACAGCCTGTCGTTCAGCGATTCGAGTTCCTCGGTGGACACGCTGAAGAGAAACTCGCGAAAGGCCTGCAGTTCTTCCGGCGGACAGGTCTTCCGGGAGAAATAGTCGAGGAACCTGATGTCGCCGCCGGCGCGCATCAGGGCGAATATCTCGGACACGCCCATGAGGGTGCCCAGCTGCACGGTGGTCTGCCGCCGCGCTTCCCAGGTGGTCTCGAGGACGGGCAGGAAGGCTTCGATGCGCCGGGAGAACCGGTCTTCTCAGCGGTGGGTCAGGGCGGTGGCCGCCTTGGTGCGGACGGCGCGGCCGAGACTGTCGTCGCAGACAACGGCGATCAGCAGGGATTCGATTACCTTGTTGTGGATGCTCTGGCTGATCCGGCCGCCGATGGCGTCTTCCACGGCCGTGAAGTCGTCCCGGCCACCCAGCGCCTCCTGGGCCACCTGGTGCAGGAGACGGAACAGGTTGAGCCTGGCCATGACGTAAACCTGCCCGACCGCGGCCCGCATGGGAAGCAGCATGTCGACGGTGAAGAGCGTGGCGTTGGACAGCGCCTCGATGAGGGAAGCGGCATCCCGCCTCTGCTGGCCGAGGGACTGGCTCTCCAGCAGGGAAGGATAGGCGTTCATGACCTTCGCCAGGTCGCTCAACCGGGCGATGGCTTCGCAGATCGCCTGGTCGAGATGCGCGGCATCGGGATTCCTGCATTCCTTCAGCGAATCGGTGATGTCCCGGATCAGCCGCTTTTCGTCTTGCGTCAGGACGGGCGTATCGAGGGTGGTGGTGTCCAAGTGGTCTTGTTTACCCTTGTTACCCTGCGCGTGGGGTGCGCACTTGCTA
Encoded here:
- a CDS encoding winged helix DNA-binding domain-containing protein — its product is MSILTKSKLFPMLPEDVRGRVTESHRLSPSSRLKNRKQAGEFILERCFVSVFSGTELPSIQEAIDGRADLPGNGNRISTGPGIASIWLSDLPEAVPCLFGTFVKRRPTLVARKHWAALLAMEGEGFQGARENNRISPAAFRLADCIERDGPATGQALRDRLAGSACMDRRTFRRALLELEKLWLIVPGRTGRPGRNIHDTASCVWELTKRWVPDDIEREAASMTRRHAMRSLIVGAVDSAGAVDEQAVYRWFGWPRSMTGALMNEALSAAACYRVDGPNPVIISSTLAESGQARSGVLRPR
- a CDS encoding DNA methyltransferase, which produces MRLYHDDDQVRLWLGDARDMDPIPDRCAGLVLTCPPWWDGGDYGHPDQIGFGQTYPDFLASLSRVWAHCLRCLMPGRAIVVWIADLLWREEPVALVADTHRGLREAGFQYEATWYWFEPGKKPRKEAADVRLPLGCRPKVHAETILVYRKPGEPGPPAPGVMEKSRVPEEAWQAGRQAVWTPDENLEDPYRRLIRLWSYAGETVLDPFAGQGAIALAARSLERRCVTVELNPESCRHIAALLAAPHMPCSASRRRR
- a CDS encoding TIM barrel protein; amino-acid sequence: MIKLGCMSLSYGHAMQEGRMDLFEFIDRARELELDGIDIHTRALASEDDAYLGDVRMRCLQRGLAISYLGISNNFGKPAGEISAEIEMVNHWIDVAARMHVPMVRIFAAWDRDDTPAYVTWSRMIYAISEVVAYGTSRGVAVGLHNHNHGCVTRTGDDVIRILNQVDHPGFTHILDTGQYAGSPGASGRRGDPDPAYDFYGSMEKSAPHAVHVRAKFYRVQSGEEVWLDYPRILGILKNVGFNGWMSVVYEGQDVEAEETAVPKAVAYLRRLLAEHGM